One window of the Candidatus Zixiibacteriota bacterium genome contains the following:
- a CDS encoding membrane hypothetical protein (Evidence 5 : Unknown function), producing MQIEKNIFKHGNKAWAGWIFYGTAILAIIIFFFQNNHYAHREIGNDFTCYLQSANLILHDHNPYDAAMAFRYIYPLFPAFLLIPLTFLPYAVANVLWFILNVIALIVVVKLVFADGDNPLFIRKTTYPVPLEIVALLLMIPIIQNNLNNGQINFIVLSLCLLFFHYSQKGKSILSSVFLGMAIAIKLVPLILICYLVLRKDYRSIFLSTLFGAIFCLMPMIIVGNRIFGWYCGYFQSFIASGLVNGIYSNAMYFTFSSFIDKVLPALRNTPLPKLLGAGLLAILIATLEWMAIRIIRKSKDSNLRLRRDINIWIFSAYLLGILLISPSSQTHHLAFLIPSWLLIFMQIVTKESANKRTLILLSVLFLVCFYLGGIFKGSPFYFFSILLLYLAELSFLRTKEIAIPNTGIN from the coding sequence ATGCAAATTGAAAAAAACATATTTAAACATGGAAATAAGGCTTGGGCGGGCTGGATTTTCTATGGGACTGCAATATTGGCAATTATTATATTCTTTTTTCAGAATAATCATTATGCGCATCGAGAAATTGGTAACGATTTCACCTGCTATCTTCAGTCTGCGAATTTAATATTACATGATCATAATCCTTATGATGCGGCCATGGCCTTTAGATACATCTACCCGCTGTTTCCGGCATTTCTTCTAATCCCACTTACATTTCTTCCTTATGCTGTGGCAAATGTTCTTTGGTTCATATTGAATGTCATCGCTTTGATAGTTGTAGTGAAATTAGTCTTTGCTGATGGGGATAATCCTTTATTTATAAGAAAGACAACTTATCCAGTGCCTTTGGAGATTGTCGCCCTTTTATTAATGATTCCTATTATTCAAAATAATTTAAACAATGGGCAGATTAATTTCATTGTGTTGTCGCTTTGCCTGTTATTTTTTCATTATAGTCAGAAAGGGAAAAGCATATTATCCTCTGTTTTCCTCGGTATGGCGATCGCCATCAAATTGGTCCCGCTGATTCTGATCTGTTACCTTGTTTTACGGAAAGACTATCGCTCGATTTTTCTGTCAACATTATTTGGAGCAATATTTTGTCTTATGCCGATGATTATTGTAGGAAATCGAATTTTTGGTTGGTATTGCGGTTACTTTCAGAGCTTTATCGCTTCTGGCTTGGTGAATGGGATTTACTCAAATGCAATGTATTTCACTTTTAGCAGCTTCATTGATAAAGTATTACCCGCACTCAGGAATACGCCGCTACCAAAATTGCTTGGAGCCGGCCTGCTCGCCATCTTAATTGCGACATTGGAATGGATGGCCATTCGCATTATCAGGAAATCAAAAGACAGCAATTTGAGATTACGAAGGGATATTAATATCTGGATATTCTCGGCCTATTTATTGGGTATTTTGCTGATTTCTCCATCTTCTCAGACCCATCATTTGGCCTTCCTTATTCCGTCATGGCTGCTTATTTTTATGCAAATTGTAACAAAGGAATCCGCTAATAAACGCACTCTAATATTACTATCGGTTCTCTTTCTAGTATGCTTTTATCTGGGCGGAATTTTTAAGGGCAGCCCATTCTATTTCTTTTCAATCTTGTTGTTATATCTGGCTGAATTGTCATTTCTTCGGACAAAAGAAATTGCTATTCCCAATACTGGCATAAATTAG
- a CDS encoding hypothetical protein (Evidence 5 : Unknown function), with protein sequence MGSTIYDRRNMQLYILMTIVVFLLFGCPNPNMHVWFFYDQKLVKELKMNIIDNSVKLIFNSFSSVGSPNTKYNLRIKAEVVFTENMKKDFILRPNLVRAFVGDHIMEVGSNYFTPYEDTLSKGKYVVDLDFSYNINSDSQIVASIYSRKGFEIKIAVDSFVLYRGEPVHIDTLRAIEKQGFLY encoded by the coding sequence ATGGGAAGCACAATATATGACCGACGAAATATGCAATTATATATATTGATGACCATTGTAGTTTTTTTATTATTTGGTTGTCCTAATCCTAATATGCATGTCTGGTTTTTCTATGATCAGAAATTGGTTAAGGAACTCAAAATGAACATAATTGACAACTCGGTGAAGTTGATATTTAATAGTTTCAGTTCGGTCGGATCGCCAAATACAAAATACAACCTTAGGATTAAAGCTGAAGTAGTGTTTACAGAAAATATGAAGAAAGATTTTATATTAAGGCCCAATTTGGTCAGAGCATTTGTTGGGGATCATATTATGGAGGTCGGATCAAATTACTTCACGCCTTATGAAGATACTCTTTCAAAAGGCAAATATGTAGTAGATTTGGACTTTTCATATAATATAAATTCTGATTCGCAAATAGTCGCGTCGATCTATAGCCGCAAGGGATTCGAAATCAAAATTGCGGTCGATAGTTTTGTATTATATAGGGGGGAACCTGTACATATAGACACACTTCGCGCGATCGAAAAGCAAGGCTTCTTATATTGA
- a CDS encoding hypothetical protein (Evidence 5 : Unknown function), with translation MGSIRKQPPCGLFKGGISPKFPFQYYLVRKIANNIWHLARFNHAEIFNIRDRPDNYQADPEHSNDAHLRQFAAAGSIPLK, from the coding sequence TTGGGATCAATCCGAAAACAACCTCCCTGCGGTCTTTTTAAAGGAGGAATTTCACCCAAATTCCCTTTCCAGTATTACCTTGTCCGCAAAATCGCCAACAATATCTGGCACTTGGCCCGGTTCAATCATGCCGAAATCTTCAATATCCGTGACCGGCCCGACAATTATCAAGCTGATCCCGAACATTCCAACGATGCTCACTTGCGGCAATTCGCCGCCGCCGGCTCCATTCCTCTTAAATGA